In a genomic window of Candidatus Binatus sp.:
- a CDS encoding metallopeptidase TldD-related protein has translation MRTLAELKSFTREAARILAREKDLASYEIYCASAEHRIARLNYTSDIPSRGLEEFKSLHADGFQLRIAMRRDPHEVGAAFEAGDFSSDSVRDALRRARSAAVIDPHFPGFPSGALGRKPGLSEKSDLVRVGDGAIAAAAWEVLDGALAAFAKRSANDRFGASRIEHPGLIIGGDISVIRDRIAIFNSNFAEVRLDESAHFNASVTSIIESLDAKGTAGALGDCAAAMRRAARVLGRDAVRRALALSHGVRPASGKFRVVLGPQPVAEILNYMVMGSLTTGAFHAASSAYHGKFGAPVMDSRLSVADDPAFSAGAIRRRITCEGIPTGRVELIRDGRLVGLLSNFYDTHRLLTDEHRAEKLGAGAPARLDFAALSGYRLGEGGGRRFDASPGAAGTNVVMRARGGVTDRELVRAVGDGIYVGRIWYTYPINGQRAGDFTCTVSGDSYIVRDGEIAEPLAPNCLRINANIAEVFEHPLAVSMRPHPATVWGSPEAYYVPAIAAGSIALAEVAAT, from the coding sequence ATGCGCACGCTCGCCGAGCTCAAGTCCTTCACCCGCGAAGCTGCGCGGATTCTCGCGCGCGAGAAGGACCTCGCTAGCTACGAGATCTATTGCGCCAGCGCCGAGCATCGAATCGCCCGCCTCAACTACACCTCCGACATCCCGAGCCGCGGCCTCGAGGAGTTCAAGTCGCTTCATGCCGACGGATTCCAGTTGCGGATCGCGATGCGCCGTGATCCGCACGAAGTCGGCGCGGCATTTGAAGCCGGCGATTTCAGCTCCGACTCGGTCCGCGACGCGCTCCGCCGCGCACGCAGCGCCGCCGTCATCGATCCGCATTTCCCCGGCTTCCCGTCCGGCGCGCTCGGCCGCAAGCCCGGGTTGTCCGAAAAAAGCGATTTGGTGAGAGTGGGGGACGGCGCGATCGCTGCTGCCGCGTGGGAGGTGCTGGACGGCGCGCTGGCTGCATTCGCGAAGCGGTCCGCGAACGATCGCTTTGGCGCGTCTCGAATCGAGCACCCCGGTCTCATCATCGGCGGCGACATATCCGTGATTCGCGATCGAATCGCGATCTTCAATTCGAATTTCGCTGAAGTCCGGCTCGACGAGAGCGCGCATTTCAACGCCTCGGTCACGTCGATAATCGAATCGCTCGACGCCAAGGGTACCGCCGGCGCGCTCGGCGATTGCGCCGCTGCGATGCGCCGCGCCGCCCGCGTGCTGGGCCGCGACGCCGTCCGCCGCGCGCTTGCCCTCTCCCACGGCGTTCGGCCCGCGTCGGGAAAATTTCGCGTCGTGCTTGGACCGCAGCCGGTCGCCGAGATTCTCAACTACATGGTGATGGGCTCGCTCACCACCGGTGCATTTCACGCCGCCAGTTCCGCCTATCACGGAAAATTTGGCGCGCCCGTGATGGATTCACGCTTGAGCGTTGCCGACGACCCGGCCTTTAGCGCCGGCGCGATTCGCCGCCGAATCACCTGCGAAGGAATACCCACGGGCCGTGTCGAATTGATCCGCGACGGCAGGCTCGTCGGCCTGCTCTCGAACTTCTACGATACTCACCGCCTGCTCACCGACGAGCATCGCGCCGAAAAGCTCGGCGCAGGGGCGCCCGCGAGACTCGACTTCGCTGCGCTGAGCGGTTACCGGCTCGGCGAAGGCGGCGGCCGGCGCTTCGACGCAAGTCCCGGCGCGGCGGGCACCAACGTCGTGATGCGCGCGCGCGGCGGAGTCACGGATCGTGAACTCGTGCGCGCCGTCGGCGACGGAATTTACGTCGGACGCATCTGGTACACCTATCCAATCAACGGCCAGCGCGCCGGCGACTTCACCTGCACCGTCAGCGGCGACTCCTACATTGTTCGCGACGGCGAAATCGCCGAGCCGCTCGCCCCCAACTGTCTGCGCATCAACGCGAACATCGCCGAGGTGTTCGAGCATCCACTCGCGGTCAGTATGCGGCCGCATCCGGCCACCGTGTGGGGCTCGCCCGAGGCCTACTACGTTCCCGCGATCGCGGCCGGCTCGATCGCACTGGCCGAAGTCGCCGCCACCTGA
- a CDS encoding acyl-CoA dehydrogenase family protein, which produces MDFQFSPEQESFRHKVRAWLEANLPKDLCVDDAQDERVAPNREIFERRRAWQAKLHSAGYAGLSWPKEYGGHAASLIEQVIWDEEYSRARAPVLPGYFGLGLCGPTLMNWGTEAQKKRFIPRILGADDIWCQGYSEPGAGSDLAGLSTRAADRGDYFLVNGQKVWTSAAQYADWMFMLARTDPDAPKHRGISYLLLDMKSPGISVRPLVLMNGHSHFNEVFFDNTQVPKENLVGPLNEGWKVAMTTLSYERASAGGGGHGSQVRRLAELAKIVCIGGKPAWEQEWVRQQLAQFIIECEAARYTRLRSLTRLLRGLPPGPEGSMLKLFGSELGVRIARFSTELLGAYGLVGEPTGVVADSPRWLNRVLSSRQYTIAGGTSEIQRNIIGERTLGLPKG; this is translated from the coding sequence ATGGATTTTCAATTTAGTCCTGAACAGGAATCGTTCCGCCACAAGGTCCGCGCCTGGCTCGAGGCGAATCTGCCCAAGGACCTGTGCGTTGACGACGCCCAGGATGAACGGGTCGCGCCCAATCGCGAGATCTTCGAACGCCGCCGCGCGTGGCAGGCGAAGCTCCACAGCGCCGGATACGCCGGCCTCTCGTGGCCCAAAGAGTACGGCGGGCACGCCGCCAGCCTGATCGAGCAGGTCATTTGGGACGAGGAATATTCCCGCGCCCGCGCGCCCGTGCTGCCCGGATATTTCGGGCTGGGACTGTGCGGTCCCACGCTGATGAATTGGGGGACCGAGGCGCAGAAGAAACGCTTCATCCCGCGAATCCTCGGCGCCGACGACATCTGGTGCCAGGGCTACTCGGAGCCGGGCGCCGGTTCCGATCTCGCCGGCCTATCCACCCGCGCCGCCGACAGGGGCGACTACTTTCTCGTCAACGGCCAGAAAGTCTGGACCTCGGCCGCGCAATACGCGGACTGGATGTTCATGCTCGCGCGCACCGACCCCGACGCGCCCAAGCATCGCGGCATCAGCTACTTGCTGCTCGACATGAAAAGCCCGGGCATCAGCGTGCGGCCGCTGGTCCTGATGAACGGGCACTCGCATTTCAACGAAGTTTTCTTCGACAACACGCAGGTGCCGAAGGAAAACCTGGTCGGCCCGCTCAACGAAGGATGGAAAGTCGCGATGACGACGCTCAGCTACGAGCGCGCATCCGCCGGCGGTGGCGGACACGGCTCCCAGGTCCGTCGGCTCGCGGAACTCGCGAAGATCGTGTGCATCGGCGGCAAGCCCGCGTGGGAACAGGAATGGGTGCGCCAGCAGCTTGCGCAATTCATCATCGAATGCGAGGCCGCGCGCTACACGCGCCTGCGCTCGCTCACGCGCCTGCTGCGCGGATTGCCGCCGGGACCCGAGGGCTCGATGCTCAAATTGTTCGGCTCCGAACTTGGCGTGCGCATCGCGCGCTTCTCGACCGAGCTGCTCGGCGCCTACGGCCTGGTCGGCGAGCCCACCGGCGTCGTCGCCGATTCTCCGCGATGGCTCAACCGCGTGCTCAGCTCGCGCCAATACACCATCGCCGGCGGCACCAGCGAAATCCAGCGCAACATTATCGGCGAGCGCACGCTCGGTCTCCCCAAGGGATAA